A single genomic interval of uncultured Sphaerochaeta sp. harbors:
- a CDS encoding FAD-dependent oxidoreductase: protein MQYVIIGNSITSVGCIESIRKYDSQGSITVIGEENHPIYARPLISYLLQGKTDEQKMTYRDAGFYEKHGVRLLIGRKVEKIEAKSRLLTLDDGVAMQYDKLLIATGSLPFIPPMLNLEEVEKRHTFLSLSDAKELEAELHPTSRVLIIGAGLIGLKCAEGILERVQSVTVVDLAGRILSSILDEEGSLRVQAHLQQAGIRFHLEDSVREFCGQEALLSSGKVVGFDILVMAVGVKPNIQLAKDAGLAVNKGILIDQACRTSDAHIWAGGDCSEGWELLSGERRNLALLPNAYMQGESAGYSMVGSEQRFEKAIAMNAIGFFGLHIITAGVYEGEDLLITTESGYKRLFIKDHHLVGCILIGDQVSRGGIYTDLIRNRTDLRNLDFAMISEQPALMAFAQKVRSEQLGRAQ from the coding sequence ATGCAATATGTAATTATTGGAAATTCCATCACCAGTGTAGGCTGCATTGAGTCCATCAGGAAATATGACTCACAAGGGTCCATTACGGTCATCGGGGAAGAGAACCATCCTATCTATGCCAGGCCACTCATCTCCTACCTGCTCCAAGGAAAGACTGACGAGCAAAAAATGACCTACCGCGATGCAGGCTTCTATGAAAAGCATGGTGTGCGTCTCCTTATAGGAAGAAAAGTAGAGAAGATTGAAGCAAAGTCTCGACTACTCACCTTGGATGATGGGGTGGCCATGCAGTATGACAAGCTGCTGATCGCAACCGGCTCTCTTCCCTTCATTCCTCCAATGTTAAATCTTGAAGAGGTAGAAAAAAGACACACGTTTCTCTCCTTATCTGATGCCAAGGAGCTTGAAGCAGAACTGCATCCCACGAGCAGGGTGCTTATCATCGGTGCCGGCTTGATCGGACTGAAGTGTGCCGAAGGAATTCTTGAGCGCGTACAATCAGTAACTGTTGTCGATTTGGCAGGGAGAATTCTTTCCAGCATTCTTGATGAGGAAGGATCGCTTCGGGTGCAAGCACATCTGCAGCAAGCAGGAATTCGTTTCCATCTTGAAGACAGCGTACGAGAATTTTGCGGCCAGGAAGCACTCCTGAGCAGTGGAAAGGTTGTAGGATTCGATATCCTGGTCATGGCAGTTGGAGTCAAGCCAAACATACAGTTGGCAAAAGATGCAGGGCTTGCGGTAAACAAGGGAATTCTCATTGATCAAGCATGCCGAACCAGTGATGCACATATTTGGGCCGGAGGAGATTGCAGTGAAGGATGGGAGCTCCTAAGTGGAGAGAGACGGAATCTTGCCCTATTGCCGAATGCATACATGCAAGGCGAGAGTGCTGGATATTCCATGGTCGGCAGTGAGCAACGCTTTGAAAAAGCCATCGCCATGAATGCGATTGGGTTCTTCGGCTTGCACATCATCACAGCTGGGGTGTATGAGGGTGAGGATCTCCTAATTACCACAGAGAGTGGTTACAAGCGGCTCTTCATCAAGGACCATCACCTGGTTGGATGTATCCTGATCGGGGACCAGGTCTCACGCGGAGGCATCTACACTGACCTGATCAGAAACAGAACTGACCTCAGGAATCTAGACTTCGCCATGATCAGCGAGCAGCCAGCCTTGATGGCTTTTGCACAGAAGGTGAGAAGTGAACAACTTGGGAGGGCACAATGA
- a CDS encoding 4Fe-4S dicluster domain-containing protein, whose amino-acid sequence MKRIYVNEQWCLACHLCEYYCAYANSGLLDMVQALKDKPLHPRIQVEQKGTISFAVNCRHCSEPLCLKSCIAGAIREKDGLIVIDQEKCVGCYSCIMACPYGALMPSESGVMQKCELCATNSHGLPVCVQGCPNQAIVYEER is encoded by the coding sequence ATGAAGAGAATCTATGTCAATGAACAATGGTGCTTAGCCTGCCATCTTTGTGAGTACTACTGTGCGTATGCCAACAGCGGGCTCCTTGATATGGTCCAGGCATTGAAGGACAAGCCTTTACATCCAAGGATACAGGTAGAACAGAAGGGAACCATCAGCTTTGCCGTGAACTGTCGTCACTGCAGTGAACCACTCTGCCTGAAGAGTTGCATTGCGGGAGCCATCAGGGAAAAGGATGGCCTGATCGTCATCGACCAGGAGAAGTGTGTCGGTTGCTACAGCTGCATCATGGCATGTCCCTACGGGGCCTTGATGCCAAGTGAAAGTGGAGTGATGCAAAAGTGCGAACTCTGTGCCACAAACAGCCATGGTCTCCCTGTTTGTGTACAAGGATGCCCCAATCAGGCCATCGTTTATGAGGAGCGCTAG
- a CDS encoding glutamine amidotransferase family protein, with protein MNGYHHTTPLEGEVRIPSGCAISGIISRSGKRFSGREAISSIAVMHDRSNGLGGGFAGYGIYPEYADFYALHVFYYSSEAKRSCEEFLEEHFDLINLSKIPTTKQHAITDEPLIWRYFVTPLPTKLASSQLDEKEYTSRCVIKVNKEIDGAYVFSSGKNMGVFKAVGYPEDVGEFYRLDDYEGYSWTVHGRYPTNTPGWWGGAHPFSLLDYSVVHNGEISSYDANRRFIEMFGYACTLMTDTEVITYMIDYLHRKQGLSFEEVANVIAAPFWSTIEGKSQEEREVFTYLRNTFASMLITGPFSIILGFSGGLMALNDRLKLRSLVAAEKDDRVYLASEEAAIRVICPEPDRLWYPSGGKPVIVTLDSQQGGQYGHQLPVSGL; from the coding sequence ATGAACGGCTACCATCACACAACACCTTTGGAAGGAGAAGTCCGCATTCCCAGTGGTTGTGCCATCAGTGGCATCATATCACGGAGTGGAAAACGATTTTCCGGACGAGAAGCCATCTCCTCCATCGCTGTCATGCACGACCGCTCGAACGGACTGGGAGGGGGGTTTGCCGGTTATGGCATCTACCCTGAATATGCTGACTTCTATGCGCTGCATGTCTTCTACTACTCAAGTGAGGCAAAACGAAGCTGTGAGGAGTTCCTTGAAGAACACTTCGATTTGATCAACCTCTCCAAGATTCCTACCACCAAACAGCACGCAATCACTGATGAGCCGCTTATCTGGCGCTACTTCGTCACTCCTCTTCCCACCAAACTTGCCTCCAGCCAGCTGGATGAGAAAGAGTATACCTCAAGGTGTGTGATCAAGGTGAACAAGGAGATTGACGGAGCCTATGTCTTTTCATCAGGAAAGAACATGGGTGTCTTCAAGGCAGTGGGCTACCCTGAAGATGTTGGGGAGTTCTATCGCCTCGATGACTATGAAGGATACAGTTGGACAGTCCACGGTCGTTACCCAACCAATACCCCCGGATGGTGGGGAGGAGCACACCCATTCAGCCTGCTCGACTACAGCGTAGTACACAATGGGGAAATATCGAGCTATGACGCAAATAGACGTTTCATTGAGATGTTCGGCTACGCCTGTACTCTGATGACCGACACCGAGGTCATCACCTATATGATCGATTACCTCCACAGAAAACAAGGCTTGAGTTTTGAAGAGGTAGCCAATGTCATTGCAGCTCCCTTCTGGTCGACCATTGAAGGAAAATCCCAGGAAGAGAGAGAGGTATTCACCTATTTGAGAAATACCTTTGCAAGCATGCTTATCACCGGTCCGTTCTCCATCATCCTTGGCTTCAGCGGAGGGTTGATGGCACTCAACGACCGACTCAAACTCAGGAGCCTTGTGGCTGCAGAGAAAGACGACCGTGTCTACCTGGCAAGTGAGGAAGCAGCCATCAGGGTCATTTGCCCTGAACCCGACCGGCTCTGGTACCCAAGCGGAGGAAAGCCAGTCATCGTCACCCTGGATAGTCAGCAAGGAGGGCAATATGGGCATCAATTACCTGTATCCGGACTTTGA
- a CDS encoding glutamate synthase-related protein, producing MGINYLYPDFEVVRNQDRCITCRVCERQCANEVHSFDEATGRMRADESKCVNCHRCVSLCPTHALKIVKTDHIFKENANWKGEVIQDIYRQAESGGVLLASMGTPKDYPVYWDKMLVNASQVTNPSIDPLREPMETRTYLGQKASAVARDEKGRIITKTAPQLKLEIPVMFSAMSYGSISYNAHKSLALAAQELGIYYNTGEGGLHEDFYQYGKNTIVQVASGRFGVHPGYLNAGEAIEIKMGQGAKPGIGGHLPGSKIGEDISKTRMIPLHSDAISPAPHHDIYSIEDLRQLVFALKEATAYTKPVIVKVAAVHNISAIASGIARSGADIIAIDGFRGGTGAAPARTRDNVGIPIELALASVDERLRKEGIRGNVSLVVGGSIRSSSDVLKAIALGADAVYVATSALIALGCHLCRTCHSGKCNWGIATQNPELVKRLNPEIGSERLVNLITAWNHELKEMMGGMGINSIEALRGNRLMLRGIGLNETELQILGIKHAGA from the coding sequence ATGGGCATCAATTACCTGTATCCGGACTTTGAAGTAGTAAGAAACCAAGATAGATGTATAACCTGTAGGGTATGTGAGCGACAATGTGCGAATGAGGTCCACTCATTTGATGAAGCAACTGGCCGTATGAGAGCTGATGAGAGCAAGTGCGTCAACTGCCATCGCTGTGTCTCCCTCTGCCCCACCCATGCACTGAAAATCGTCAAGACTGACCATATCTTCAAGGAAAATGCAAACTGGAAGGGAGAGGTCATCCAGGATATCTATCGGCAGGCTGAGAGTGGCGGAGTCCTGCTGGCGTCCATGGGAACTCCCAAGGATTATCCCGTGTACTGGGACAAGATGCTGGTCAACGCAAGCCAGGTAACCAACCCATCCATCGACCCACTGAGAGAGCCAATGGAGACCAGGACCTACCTCGGGCAGAAAGCATCAGCTGTAGCCAGGGATGAGAAGGGAAGGATCATCACCAAGACCGCACCCCAGTTGAAACTGGAAATCCCGGTCATGTTTAGTGCCATGTCCTATGGTTCCATCTCCTACAATGCCCATAAGTCCCTTGCACTTGCAGCACAAGAACTCGGAATCTACTACAACACAGGGGAAGGTGGCCTCCATGAGGACTTCTACCAGTATGGGAAGAACACCATCGTCCAGGTAGCAAGTGGAAGGTTTGGGGTACATCCCGGCTACTTGAATGCAGGGGAAGCCATTGAGATCAAGATGGGACAGGGGGCAAAACCCGGTATCGGGGGACACCTGCCCGGCTCCAAGATTGGGGAAGATATCTCCAAGACCCGCATGATCCCGCTCCACAGTGATGCGATCAGCCCGGCACCCCACCATGACATCTACTCCATCGAAGACCTCCGCCAGCTGGTCTTTGCACTCAAGGAAGCGACTGCCTATACCAAACCGGTCATCGTAAAAGTGGCTGCCGTTCACAACATCAGTGCAATAGCCAGCGGGATTGCACGTAGTGGAGCAGACATCATCGCAATCGATGGGTTCAGAGGAGGAACTGGAGCAGCCCCAGCAAGGACAAGGGACAACGTTGGCATACCCATCGAATTGGCCTTGGCCAGTGTTGATGAGCGGCTGCGCAAGGAAGGAATACGAGGCAATGTCAGTCTGGTGGTAGGAGGATCAATCCGCAGCAGCAGTGATGTCCTGAAAGCCATAGCACTCGGTGCTGATGCAGTCTATGTGGCCACCAGTGCCTTGATCGCCCTTGGTTGCCACCTCTGCCGGACCTGTCATAGCGGAAAATGCAACTGGGGTATTGCCACCCAGAACCCAGAGCTGGTCAAACGACTCAATCCAGAGATTGGAAGTGAACGATTGGTAAATCTAATCACAGCCTGGAACCACGAACTCAAGGAGATGATGGGAGGGATGGGGATCAACTCCATCGAGGCGCTCAGAGGAAACCGGTTGATGCTCAGAGGCATTGGCCTGAACGAAACAGAGCTGCAAATCCTCGGCATCAAGCATGCCGGCGCATAG
- a CDS encoding glutamate synthase, which yields MKQIDVGMMEYRHLNEQIRESKAKQFTLSSVTGQRYIGCAQKDKIITINGTAGNGLGSYLDGATLIVNGNAQDATGDTMNEGAIIVHGSSGDGTGYAMRGGKLYIRDSAGYRCGIHMKAFEDKQPLLIIGERAGSFLGEYQAGGTIIVLGRNQEGKAPVGYFCGTGMHGGAIYLRCDTLPQGLPPQVAVRDADEEDKALLSNLLDEYCTLFEFDKEQLLVSHFFVLSANSTTPYRMMYTHV from the coding sequence ATGAAGCAGATAGACGTAGGAATGATGGAGTACCGGCATCTCAATGAACAAATACGAGAGAGTAAGGCAAAGCAGTTCACCCTTTCATCTGTTACCGGTCAGCGCTACATTGGCTGTGCCCAAAAGGATAAGATCATCACCATTAACGGTACAGCAGGCAATGGTCTTGGTTCCTATCTCGATGGTGCGACACTTATTGTGAATGGCAATGCCCAAGATGCAACCGGGGACACCATGAATGAGGGAGCAATCATTGTGCATGGCTCCTCAGGCGATGGGACAGGGTATGCAATGCGCGGGGGAAAACTCTATATCCGCGACAGTGCAGGATACCGCTGTGGCATCCACATGAAAGCATTTGAGGATAAGCAACCACTCCTAATCATCGGAGAGCGGGCAGGCAGCTTTCTTGGTGAGTATCAGGCAGGGGGAACCATCATTGTGTTGGGAAGGAACCAGGAGGGAAAGGCTCCTGTAGGTTATTTCTGTGGAACGGGGATGCATGGTGGCGCAATCTATTTACGCTGTGATACACTTCCTCAGGGGTTGCCACCACAGGTTGCAGTACGTGATGCCGATGAAGAAGATAAAGCACTTCTTTCCAATCTTCTGGATGAGTACTGTACCCTGTTCGAGTTTGACAAAGAACAGTTGCTTGTATCCCATTTTTTTGTACTGAGTGCAAACAGCACCACACCTTATCGGATGATGTATACCCATGTATGA